One Gimesia aquarii DNA segment encodes these proteins:
- a CDS encoding PQQ-binding-like beta-propeller repeat protein, whose product MPFKIAVFTLLILISSNTQADWMRFRGPNGSGVSDEKQATPTKWSDQKNLMWKAALPGPGSSSPIIVGDKVFVTCWSGYGLNRNNPGNQKDLRRHLICLNRQSGKILWDKTVEPVLPEDVYTGMFAEHGYASHTPVSDGKRVYAYFGKSGAVAFDLDGNQLWQTIVGDELDPRRWGSSSSPILYKNLLIVTATAESEALVALNKETGKEVWRQESTGFNATWGTPILVPIDENRTDLVIGVPYEIWSLNPDTGKLRWYCEAMPTETYCSSVIAHDCIVYGIEGRGGGSIAVRADGKGDVTKTHVLWSGRDANRIETPIIYQGRIYFFSRGIANCIDAKTGKRIFRGRLDKGDAEIANNREEQSESRSGRGRGGFRGSDYSSPVIADGKVYFVSRSGETYVIKTGDKLEQLSVNRLTNENEDFSATPAISDGKIFIRSDKHLYCIGKKDT is encoded by the coding sequence ATGCCATTCAAGATTGCTGTATTCACTTTGCTGATACTGATCTCTTCAAACACCCAGGCAGACTGGATGCGGTTTCGGGGACCCAACGGTTCAGGAGTTTCTGACGAAAAACAGGCAACTCCTACCAAATGGAGCGATCAGAAAAACCTGATGTGGAAAGCGGCGTTACCAGGTCCTGGTTCATCCAGCCCGATCATCGTCGGTGACAAAGTATTTGTCACTTGCTGGTCAGGTTATGGATTAAATCGTAATAATCCTGGGAACCAAAAAGATCTTAGACGGCATTTGATTTGCCTGAATCGTCAGTCCGGCAAGATCCTATGGGACAAGACTGTAGAACCTGTTCTGCCAGAAGACGTATACACAGGCATGTTCGCCGAACATGGTTATGCATCACATACACCTGTTTCTGATGGCAAGCGGGTGTATGCCTATTTTGGAAAATCAGGTGCAGTCGCCTTTGATCTCGATGGAAATCAGCTTTGGCAAACGATTGTAGGTGATGAACTGGACCCACGCAGGTGGGGTTCTTCCTCAAGTCCTATTCTATATAAGAACCTTTTGATTGTGACCGCAACCGCCGAAAGCGAGGCACTGGTCGCTCTGAATAAAGAAACCGGCAAAGAGGTCTGGCGGCAGGAATCAACGGGGTTTAATGCGACTTGGGGAACTCCCATACTGGTTCCGATTGATGAGAACAGAACCGATCTGGTAATTGGTGTTCCCTACGAAATCTGGAGTCTCAATCCCGATACCGGGAAGCTCCGCTGGTACTGTGAGGCGATGCCCACTGAAACGTATTGCTCAAGTGTCATCGCCCATGATTGTATCGTTTATGGAATTGAAGGACGTGGTGGTGGATCAATCGCGGTACGAGCCGATGGTAAAGGAGACGTAACGAAAACACATGTTCTCTGGTCTGGACGTGACGCCAATCGTATTGAAACCCCGATCATTTACCAGGGTCGGATTTATTTCTTCTCTCGGGGTATTGCGAATTGTATTGATGCCAAGACAGGCAAACGTATCTTTCGAGGCCGTCTAGACAAGGGTGACGCTGAAATAGCTAACAATCGAGAGGAACAATCTGAAAGTCGCTCTGGCAGAGGTCGAGGCGGTTTTCGAGGAAGTGACTATTCCTCGCCGGTGATTGCCGATGGCAAGGTCTATTTCGTCTCTCGCTCAGGAGAAACCTATGTCATCAAAACCGGAGATAAACTGGAACAGCTTTCAGTCAATCGACTGACAAATGAAAATGAAGACTTCAGTGCGACTCCTGCGATAAGCGATGGGAAAATCTTTATCCGCTCAGATAAGCATCTATATTGTATCGGCAAAAAAGATACTTAA
- a CDS encoding secondary thiamine-phosphate synthase enzyme YjbQ, which produces MAWIQKQIRLPALRRGFHIITHEVLSEIPELSQIEVGLMHVFIMHTSASLSINENADPDVPRDLEMAFNTIAPESLPYVHTCEGPDDMPAHVKASMIGNSLTIPISGGRLCLGTWQGIYLCEHRNHASGRQLVVTIQGE; this is translated from the coding sequence ATGGCCTGGATACAAAAACAGATTCGATTGCCTGCCTTAAGACGTGGTTTTCATATTATTACCCATGAAGTCCTCAGCGAAATCCCGGAACTTTCGCAAATTGAGGTGGGATTGATGCATGTATTTATTATGCACACATCGGCTTCTTTATCGATCAATGAAAATGCCGATCCTGATGTTCCGCGTGATCTGGAGATGGCGTTTAATACTATTGCGCCCGAATCACTACCTTATGTGCATACATGCGAAGGCCCTGACGACATGCCCGCTCATGTCAAGGCATCAATGATTGGTAATTCCCTTACAATTCCTATCAGCGGTGGCCGACTCTGCCTGGGTACCTGGCAGGGAATTTACCTTTGTGAACACCGCAATCACGCCAGCGGGCGTCAGCTTGTCGTCACGATTCAAGGTGAGTAG
- the aroC gene encoding chorismate synthase, which translates to MAGNSFGQAFRITTAGESHGPGNVVIIDGVPPGIPISVEDLLVDLNRRKPGQSKIVTQRKEADHPEILAGVFEGITTGTSLAILIRNEDQRSKDYSDIKDKYRPGHADYTYDAKYGFRDYRGGGRSSARETNVRVAAGVVAKKILEAAFGGRVVGYVTQVGDFRAQIKDPATVTIDQVEKMSDGELNPVRCPDHKVASQMIELIDQVRKEGDSIGGVAEVVATNVPAGLGEPVFDKLKADIAKALFSIPAVLGVEYGSGFACATMRGSENNDHFIAGENSNVDTPVITTDSNRHGGSLGGISTGQPLVFRAAVKPTSSLLIEQPTVTKQGEPTSIKTKGRHDPCLLPRFVPIAEAMIAITLADHWLRWRAQCAAAPDRTQDN; encoded by the coding sequence ATGGCAGGGAATTCTTTTGGACAAGCGTTTCGGATTACGACGGCAGGCGAAAGCCACGGTCCGGGCAATGTGGTGATTATAGATGGTGTTCCTCCGGGAATCCCGATCAGCGTGGAAGATTTACTCGTAGATCTCAACCGTCGGAAACCAGGACAAAGTAAAATTGTGACGCAACGCAAAGAAGCCGACCATCCCGAAATTCTCGCTGGTGTTTTTGAGGGGATTACGACAGGAACCAGCCTCGCGATTCTGATTCGTAACGAAGATCAGCGAAGTAAAGATTACAGCGATATCAAAGACAAATATCGTCCTGGACACGCCGATTATACCTACGATGCGAAATATGGCTTTCGAGATTACAGGGGTGGAGGCCGATCAAGTGCCAGAGAAACGAATGTTCGCGTTGCCGCAGGAGTGGTTGCCAAAAAAATTCTCGAAGCGGCCTTCGGTGGACGTGTTGTCGGGTATGTGACGCAGGTAGGCGATTTTCGGGCACAAATTAAAGATCCTGCCACAGTGACCATCGATCAAGTTGAGAAAATGTCTGATGGTGAATTGAATCCGGTTCGCTGTCCCGATCATAAAGTCGCCAGCCAAATGATCGAGCTGATCGATCAAGTGCGTAAGGAAGGTGATTCCATCGGAGGAGTTGCTGAAGTGGTGGCAACCAATGTTCCTGCGGGGTTGGGAGAACCGGTCTTCGACAAATTAAAAGCAGATATTGCTAAAGCGTTATTCAGCATTCCTGCTGTTTTGGGAGTGGAATATGGCTCAGGCTTTGCATGTGCCACAATGCGAGGAAGTGAGAATAATGACCATTTTATCGCTGGTGAAAATTCGAATGTAGATACTCCTGTGATAACGACTGATTCCAATCGACATGGTGGGAGTCTCGGTGGTATTTCAACAGGGCAACCACTGGTCTTTCGGGCTGCAGTTAAACCCACAAGTAGTTTGCTGATCGAACAACCCACGGTCACAAAACAGGGTGAGCCCACTTCGATCAAAACGAAGGGGCGTCATGACCCGTGTCTGTTGCCTCGATTTGTACCCATTGCGGAAGCCATGATTGCGATCACTCTGGCCGATCATTGGCTCCGTTGGCGTGCTCAGTGTGCGGCAGCCCCTGATCGAACTCAGGATAACTGA
- a CDS encoding DUF1614 domain-containing protein translates to MSNPQPSNVQATQLSGCMILTLIVFFGCLMPLIFVDLAETALTNLHLSPPTAILVLIGMIFGSLINIPICRFPLDQEVNVPVFESVAGLNFMPQMKRLRQEAIIAVNLGGCVIPIFLAIWLSQFIISGGSTPIFVTLAGIIFNTVICYNTSRLVPGMGIAMPVFIPPLVAVLATWFGFAIIGPMTGTVGADFGSLYSPIAFVIGISGPLIGADLLHWNEFKKLKAPCVSIGGAGTWDGIVLSGMIASLIV, encoded by the coding sequence GTGTCTAATCCGCAACCGAGTAATGTACAAGCCACCCAGTTATCCGGCTGCATGATCCTGACATTAATCGTCTTTTTTGGCTGTTTGATGCCATTGATCTTTGTTGATCTGGCGGAAACAGCCTTAACAAACCTGCACCTCTCTCCTCCCACTGCCATTTTGGTTTTAATCGGGATGATTTTCGGATCTTTGATCAATATTCCCATCTGCCGGTTTCCGCTTGACCAAGAAGTAAACGTCCCCGTTTTTGAATCGGTGGCAGGCTTGAATTTCATGCCTCAAATGAAACGATTAAGGCAGGAGGCCATTATTGCGGTCAACCTGGGTGGTTGTGTCATTCCTATTTTCCTGGCAATCTGGCTATCGCAATTTATTATTTCAGGTGGTTCGACTCCCATATTCGTCACCTTGGCAGGAATCATATTCAACACAGTCATATGCTATAACACGTCTCGCCTGGTCCCAGGTATGGGGATCGCGATGCCTGTGTTCATCCCTCCGCTTGTGGCTGTCCTGGCAACCTGGTTTGGATTTGCCATCATCGGTCCGATGACGGGAACAGTAGGAGCTGACTTTGGTTCATTATATTCTCCCATTGCATTCGTGATAGGAATCTCTGGCCCACTGATTGGTGCAGACCTACTACACTGGAACGAATTTAAAAAACTGAAAGCACCGTGTGTCAGCATTGGTGGGGCAGGGACTTGGGACGGAATCGTGTTGTCCGGAATGATTGCCTCACTGATTGTTTAA
- a CDS encoding sulfite exporter TauE/SafE family protein, with amino-acid sequence MDLWQNLLLAGVGIIAGILNVLAGGGSLILMPTMIFLGMPGATTNGTARVAILGQNVTAIAGFRQKGFSDFRLSFSLALCAIPGTFLGAFLGTKLSGVWFNRVLAVVMLGVLVTMILGERKKKKSKLNPENDVKSLDQNDLEAKDSIDQRRRLTAGHFLMVLVGFYGGFIQAGVGFIIIAIINNVMKLDLLRTNMHKVFIVAIYTVVAIGIFAWEGKIDWITGLFLMAGMSLGGWIGSHLAVSKGDSFIRAVLYTAIVCMSIRLLLM; translated from the coding sequence TTGGACCTCTGGCAAAATCTATTATTAGCGGGTGTAGGTATTATCGCTGGCATTCTGAATGTATTAGCCGGCGGAGGCTCATTGATATTAATGCCCACAATGATTTTCTTAGGAATGCCAGGGGCAACTACAAACGGGACGGCTCGTGTTGCCATATTGGGACAGAATGTGACCGCAATTGCCGGATTTCGGCAAAAAGGATTCTCAGACTTTCGGCTCAGTTTTTCCCTCGCGTTGTGCGCCATTCCTGGCACCTTCCTAGGCGCTTTTCTGGGAACAAAACTCAGTGGTGTCTGGTTCAATCGCGTATTAGCGGTGGTCATGCTGGGTGTACTGGTCACGATGATTCTGGGAGAACGCAAAAAGAAAAAATCGAAACTGAATCCAGAAAATGATGTAAAAAGTCTTGATCAAAATGATCTCGAAGCGAAAGATTCGATTGATCAGAGACGCAGGCTAACAGCAGGTCATTTTCTGATGGTACTGGTAGGTTTTTATGGTGGATTTATCCAAGCGGGTGTTGGATTCATTATCATCGCCATCATAAATAATGTCATGAAATTAGACTTATTACGAACCAATATGCATAAAGTGTTTATTGTGGCGATCTATACTGTGGTTGCGATCGGGATCTTTGCCTGGGAAGGCAAGATTGACTGGATTACCGGTTTGTTCCTCATGGCCGGTATGTCCCTTGGTGGCTGGATTGGATCTCATCTTGCTGTCAGTAAAGGAGACTCGTTCATACGCGCTGTGTTGTACACGGCAATTGTTTGTATGTCGATCAGACTATTATTAATGTAA
- a CDS encoding M28 family peptidase, which translates to MNTSKPSRQMIRCLILMMLISVTSLACGNTSEPKVTPVFSAERSYGYLKKICRLRSRMSGSPGMAEQQKIISEHFRKLKAKVHFQSFDAPHPLTGNPVRMNNMIISWYPETKKRILLACHYDTRPYPDLDRTQPRGLFIGANDGASGVAFLMELGNVMHELKISHGYGIDFVFFDGEELVYRENDPYFLGSKYFANQYKTQTRDFEYVYGILFDMIADKNLMIYMEKNSIKYAPELTRSIWQAAQKTGVRQFIPKVKFEIRDDHLPLNEIAHIPTCDIIDFDYPVWHTTRDIPRYCSGTSMAKVGKVIIYWLQNIP; encoded by the coding sequence ATGAATACTTCGAAGCCTTCAAGGCAAATGATCCGATGCCTGATTTTAATGATGCTGATCTCGGTAACTTCACTTGCCTGTGGTAATACCTCAGAGCCAAAAGTAACCCCGGTTTTTAGTGCAGAACGCTCTTATGGATATTTGAAAAAAATTTGCCGTCTCAGATCTCGTATGAGTGGTTCTCCAGGAATGGCCGAACAACAAAAAATCATTTCGGAGCATTTCAGAAAACTCAAAGCGAAAGTTCATTTTCAATCATTTGATGCCCCGCACCCCTTAACGGGAAATCCGGTGCGGATGAACAATATGATTATCAGCTGGTATCCCGAAACGAAAAAACGGATACTTCTCGCCTGCCATTATGATACCAGGCCTTATCCCGATCTCGATCGAACACAACCACGTGGTCTGTTCATTGGTGCGAACGATGGGGCCAGTGGAGTCGCTTTCTTAATGGAGTTGGGAAACGTGATGCATGAACTCAAAATCAGTCACGGTTATGGGATAGATTTTGTTTTTTTTGATGGTGAAGAGCTTGTGTACCGCGAAAATGATCCTTATTTTCTTGGCTCCAAGTATTTTGCCAATCAATACAAAACTCAGACACGAGATTTTGAATATGTCTACGGTATCTTGTTTGACATGATTGCTGATAAAAATCTCATGATCTATATGGAAAAGAACAGTATTAAATACGCTCCCGAGTTGACACGCAGCATCTGGCAAGCCGCTCAAAAAACAGGTGTCAGACAATTTATTCCGAAAGTCAAATTTGAAATTCGGGATGATCATTTACCTTTAAATGAAATCGCCCACATACCAACCTGTGACATTATCGATTTTGACTATCCGGTCTGGCACACAACGCGAGACATTCCCCGGTATTGCTCTGGTACAAGCATGGCAAAAGTCGGGAAAGTCATCATTTACTGGCTGCAGAATATTCCCTGA
- a CDS encoding cytochrome ubiquinol oxidase subunit I translates to MIDSLLLHRVQFAFTVSYHYLFPQLTMGLALLIFILKSIGLCGHSWADTAARFWLKIFGLTFLMGVVTGIPLEFQFGTNWSQLVKSTGSILGQTLAMEGMFAFFLESTFLYLLIFGEKKLGKTAHWGVSFLLLFGTWLSGYFIVCTNAFMQHPVGYRISEDGVYHLTSIGALLSNPWAIKQYLHTMTGSVITGSFTMSAIAAYYLLKGQHVKLTRRYLTVSVIVGLFSSIIAAVPTGDWEAKQVQKHQPIKFAAMEGHFHTEDGAGLILIGQPNMDELKIDNPIIIPKALSFLTHASWDAKVKGLTEYDRELWPDNVELLYFSYHIMAGLGTLFIALMGISAFLLWQRRLHTNRVILWLLMLSLPFPFIANTAGWFTTEVGRQPWVIYGLMKTADGASQNVSQGNVLFTLLGFMGLYLFLSVLYFFLATRIINQGPEPIETDQPDLATEAGT, encoded by the coding sequence ATGATTGATTCACTTCTTCTGCATCGCGTCCAATTTGCTTTTACCGTTTCGTATCACTATTTGTTCCCGCAATTAACGATGGGTTTAGCGCTGTTGATCTTTATTCTCAAGAGCATAGGGCTGTGTGGCCACTCGTGGGCAGATACCGCAGCTCGCTTCTGGTTAAAAATCTTCGGTCTTACATTTCTGATGGGAGTTGTCACGGGAATCCCACTTGAATTTCAATTTGGTACAAACTGGTCACAGCTCGTCAAATCGACAGGATCCATTTTGGGACAGACTTTGGCAATGGAGGGAATGTTTGCCTTTTTTCTCGAGTCGACGTTTCTTTATCTGTTAATTTTTGGAGAGAAAAAACTCGGAAAAACGGCTCATTGGGGTGTTTCATTTTTATTACTTTTCGGTACGTGGTTAAGCGGTTATTTCATTGTCTGCACCAATGCCTTCATGCAACACCCTGTTGGATATCGAATTTCCGAAGATGGAGTTTATCACCTCACAAGTATTGGAGCATTGCTTAGTAATCCCTGGGCAATCAAACAATATCTGCACACGATGACCGGCTCTGTGATCACAGGTAGTTTTACGATGTCAGCGATTGCCGCCTATTATTTATTAAAAGGGCAACATGTTAAATTGACTCGGCGGTACCTTACGGTCTCAGTTATCGTCGGACTATTCTCCAGCATTATTGCTGCAGTCCCGACTGGCGACTGGGAAGCAAAACAGGTACAGAAACATCAGCCCATCAAGTTCGCAGCGATGGAAGGCCACTTTCATACAGAAGATGGCGCTGGCTTAATTCTCATAGGCCAGCCGAATATGGACGAACTCAAAATTGACAATCCTATTATCATTCCTAAAGCGCTTTCTTTTTTGACGCACGCCAGTTGGGATGCGAAAGTGAAAGGCCTTACAGAATACGATCGAGAGCTCTGGCCAGACAATGTTGAACTCTTGTATTTTTCGTATCATATCATGGCGGGGCTGGGAACGTTGTTTATCGCCTTAATGGGAATCAGCGCGTTCCTGCTTTGGCAACGAAGGTTACATACCAATCGCGTAATACTCTGGCTCTTAATGCTGTCACTCCCCTTCCCTTTTATTGCGAATACGGCTGGTTGGTTCACTACGGAAGTTGGTCGCCAGCCCTGGGTGATCTACGGTTTGATGAAAACGGCTGATGGAGCATCCCAAAATGTTTCGCAAGGTAACGTTCTCTTCACATTGTTGGGTTTTATGGGCCTTTACCTGTTTTTATCAGTACTCTACTTTTTTCTCGCAACACGTATCATAAATCAGGGACCAGAACCAATTGAGACTGATCAACCTGATTTAGCAACTGAGGCAGGAACTTAG
- the cydB gene encoding cytochrome d ubiquinol oxidase subunit II yields METLWYILLLLMISTYLVLDGFDLGVGVLHLVIAKNRQEQKQVIQSIAPVWDGNEVWLIAAGGTMMLAFPAFLSSMFSGFYLPLTMVVWLLLFRAISIELPHYFSDSLWVHFWNIMLFISSGLLIVILGAALANIFRGVPLNAEGTFFEPLWTDFRISKQTGILDWYTVLSGVTSASIFLHHGSLWLVAKTDGLVQQRARKCATSFWLTTVGLIIVTLIASYVVQPHTKENFATHPWLIFLPLGALIFLAGSLFFRINNWNMSAFLSSAFFMYLLFFSGAAALYPYILPGLNPEYSLTIFNTSPPPEELQTTLYWWIPGIILVGIYFTIMFRSLPKVISVISNQEHH; encoded by the coding sequence ATGGAAACCCTCTGGTATATCCTGTTGTTGTTGATGATCTCGACCTACCTTGTGTTAGACGGTTTTGACCTGGGCGTTGGTGTGTTACATCTAGTTATCGCTAAGAATCGACAGGAACAAAAACAGGTTATCCAGTCGATTGCACCTGTCTGGGATGGAAATGAAGTCTGGTTGATTGCCGCTGGCGGAACAATGATGTTGGCATTTCCCGCATTTTTGAGTTCCATGTTTAGTGGGTTTTATCTCCCTTTAACCATGGTTGTCTGGCTGTTACTCTTTCGAGCAATCAGTATCGAGTTACCTCACTATTTTTCTGATTCCCTCTGGGTTCATTTTTGGAACATCATGTTGTTTATTTCCAGTGGCTTGCTCATTGTGATTCTGGGAGCGGCATTAGCCAATATCTTTCGAGGAGTTCCGTTAAATGCAGAAGGGACATTCTTTGAGCCTCTCTGGACGGATTTTCGAATTAGCAAACAGACAGGAATTCTAGACTGGTATACAGTCCTCAGTGGTGTCACCTCTGCTTCGATTTTTTTGCACCATGGTTCACTTTGGCTCGTTGCTAAAACTGATGGTCTCGTTCAACAGCGCGCTCGAAAATGTGCAACCAGCTTTTGGCTGACGACTGTCGGATTGATCATAGTGACTCTCATTGCCAGCTATGTCGTTCAACCGCACACCAAAGAAAATTTTGCTACTCACCCATGGCTCATCTTTCTCCCCCTGGGAGCTCTTATTTTCTTGGCAGGTTCACTTTTCTTTCGAATCAATAACTGGAACATGTCCGCGTTTTTAAGTTCTGCCTTTTTCATGTATCTGCTCTTCTTTAGTGGCGCGGCCGCCCTTTATCCTTATATCCTTCCTGGCTTAAACCCTGAATACAGTTTGACCATCTTTAATACATCTCCTCCACCAGAAGAATTACAGACAACACTTTATTGGTGGATTCCCGGTATTATATTAGTTGGTATTTATTTTACGATTATGTTCCGTTCTCTACCGAAAGTCATTTCTGTAATATCGAATCAGGAACACCATTAG
- a CDS encoding sugar porter family MFS transporter yields the protein MTFQHSKGFPPPPIKDADIVTDTIPGIIVGTLLVLFGAGLIQLHRTSWFHRQLDADLSDDDLSFFSKQYRRRMQTSGLLILIGFLIVVGDAPYMPWKSYPGLFAAYWGGILLIAFWVILSAIGDMSASRIRSSTMISRIQDQQRLLEKQILELREKKQQTTDKKSHPESEQ from the coding sequence GTGACATTTCAACATTCAAAGGGATTTCCTCCACCACCAATCAAGGATGCAGATATTGTGACAGATACGATCCCGGGCATCATCGTCGGAACGCTTTTGGTTCTCTTTGGAGCTGGGTTAATTCAACTACACCGTACGTCCTGGTTTCACCGTCAACTCGATGCAGACCTCAGTGATGACGATCTCAGTTTTTTCTCAAAACAATACCGCAGACGCATGCAAACTTCAGGTCTGCTGATTCTGATTGGTTTCCTGATCGTAGTGGGGGATGCACCTTACATGCCCTGGAAATCTTACCCGGGCTTGTTTGCAGCGTACTGGGGAGGCATTCTCTTGATTGCGTTCTGGGTCATTCTGTCTGCTATTGGAGATATGAGCGCATCCCGGATCCGGTCTTCCACAATGATTTCTCGAATTCAGGACCAGCAGCGCTTACTGGAAAAACAGATTCTGGAACTGAGAGAAAAAAAGCAGCAAACGACTGATAAGAAGTCTCATCCAGAGTCAGAGCAATAA
- a CDS encoding sulfotransferase family protein: MTKPKQNNSGSTQGPFCVWSGIGITNFIKLMRLRPTIRPSGLFRLISSGLFSISNSCLGLLENLVFSRKVNRTELEPPVFIIGHWRSGTTLLHNLMSMDQQFIYPNMGAMLFPSHFLLTEPVFKHVLKYLLPKQRPMDNMPVNWDLPQEDETSIMLLHLMSPYLAIGFSDQPEVYDRYYELDQLTPKEEASWKKTFLYFMKKLTYKEGIKKHILLKSPTHTFRIPFLLKMFPDARFIYIYRDPYKVYNSTLHLRRTMFGDNGFAPLNMQKLEEDMANIYLNHLDVYDRDRKTVPEGQLHEVRFEELEADPVGELRKVYEHLNLSGFDDLETNMQPYLKDQKSYKKNKYEMDAAQEKKIYERWQKAFEMFGYDRLPSEQLVKARVAS; this comes from the coding sequence ATGACTAAACCCAAGCAAAATAATAGTGGATCCACTCAAGGCCCTTTTTGTGTCTGGTCGGGGATTGGAATCACTAATTTCATCAAGCTAATGAGGCTGCGTCCCACAATTCGTCCATCGGGCTTGTTTCGTTTGATTTCTTCCGGGTTGTTTAGTATTTCCAACTCCTGTCTGGGCTTATTGGAAAATCTGGTCTTCAGTCGCAAAGTCAATCGGACGGAATTAGAACCCCCCGTATTCATCATCGGTCATTGGCGAAGTGGTACAACACTACTCCATAATCTTATGTCGATGGATCAACAGTTCATTTACCCTAATATGGGAGCAATGCTGTTTCCTTCACATTTTCTGTTAACTGAACCTGTATTTAAACATGTTTTGAAGTATTTGTTACCAAAACAGCGCCCCATGGATAACATGCCGGTGAACTGGGATTTACCTCAGGAAGATGAAACTTCCATTATGCTGCTGCACCTGATGTCACCCTATCTGGCGATTGGTTTTAGTGATCAACCTGAGGTTTATGATCGCTATTATGAGTTGGATCAACTGACGCCAAAAGAAGAAGCAAGTTGGAAAAAGACATTTTTATACTTTATGAAGAAACTGACCTACAAGGAAGGTATAAAAAAACACATTCTCTTGAAGTCACCTACTCACACATTCCGAATACCATTTCTGCTCAAAATGTTTCCCGATGCTCGTTTCATTTATATTTATCGGGATCCCTACAAAGTTTATAACTCAACTTTACATTTACGCCGTACCATGTTTGGCGATAATGGCTTTGCTCCTCTCAATATGCAAAAGTTAGAAGAGGATATGGCCAATATTTATCTAAATCACCTGGATGTTTATGATCGCGATCGGAAAACAGTACCAGAAGGTCAATTACACGAAGTTCGCTTTGAAGAACTCGAGGCCGACCCTGTGGGAGAATTGAGAAAAGTTTACGAGCATCTGAATCTTTCCGGCTTTGATGATCTAGAAACAAATATGCAGCCTTATCTGAAAGATCAAAAGTCGTATAAGAAAAATAAATACGAAATGGATGCAGCTCAGGAAAAGAAAATTTACGAACGTTGGCAAAAAGCATTTGAGATGTTCGGTTATGATCGCCTGCCTTCTGAACAATTAGTGAAAGCACGCGTTGCTTCCTAA